One Chitinophagaceae bacterium C216 genomic window carries:
- the algC gene encoding Phosphomannomutase/phosphoglucomutase — protein MPLIKSISGIRGTIGGKTGETLSPVDVVKFTAAFGTILKRKSTDNKPVKVVIGRDGRISGPMVSSLVQATLSALGIDVVDLGPSTTPTVEIAVPLEQADGGIILTASHNPKEWNALKLLNEKGEFISAEVGQELLKIAEAEDFEFAQVDKLGKIIPDDTYLQKHIDAILAYPLVDKDAIKAKNFKVVVDAINSTGAIFVPALLKALGVEDVIVLNSEVTGKFAHNPEPLPHHLSELSSVVVKEKAHLGIAVDPDVDRLCFVCEDGSMFGEEYTLVAVADYVLSKRKGNTVSNMSSTKALKEITLKQGGEYFASAVGEVNVVKKMKEVNAVIGGEGNGGIIVPDFHYGRDALIGIALFLSHLAHHKGSIKSLRALYPDYFISKNKIELEKGVDVKAIFDMIKKKYAKHPINDEDGLKIEFDDDWVHLRTSNTEPIIRIYSESDFESKANNIAHRLMEDIKEGMK, from the coding sequence ATGCCTCTTATAAAAAGTATTTCAGGAATTCGAGGAACAATTGGCGGAAAGACAGGTGAAACCTTATCTCCAGTAGATGTGGTGAAATTTACAGCTGCTTTCGGAACAATCTTAAAAAGGAAATCAACTGATAATAAACCAGTTAAAGTAGTTATTGGTCGTGATGGACGTATCAGTGGTCCTATGGTGAGTAGTCTTGTTCAAGCTACTTTGAGCGCCCTAGGCATCGATGTGGTAGATTTAGGTCCAAGCACTACTCCTACAGTAGAGATAGCGGTTCCTCTGGAACAAGCCGACGGAGGTATTATTCTTACCGCCAGCCATAATCCTAAAGAGTGGAATGCCCTCAAACTTTTAAATGAAAAAGGGGAGTTCATTTCAGCTGAAGTAGGACAAGAACTTTTGAAGATTGCAGAAGCAGAAGATTTTGAGTTTGCACAGGTAGATAAACTAGGTAAGATAATTCCTGACGACACCTATTTACAGAAGCATATTGATGCTATTTTGGCGTATCCACTAGTGGATAAAGATGCTATTAAGGCTAAGAATTTCAAAGTTGTTGTGGATGCCATTAACTCTACCGGAGCCATTTTTGTACCGGCCTTGCTCAAAGCATTGGGTGTTGAAGACGTGATAGTATTAAACAGCGAAGTAACTGGAAAATTTGCTCATAATCCCGAACCTTTACCACATCATCTCTCCGAATTGAGCAGCGTAGTGGTGAAGGAAAAGGCACACCTGGGTATAGCGGTAGACCCCGATGTGGACAGACTATGCTTTGTGTGCGAAGACGGCAGTATGTTTGGAGAGGAGTACACGCTGGTTGCTGTGGCAGACTATGTACTGTCAAAAAGAAAAGGAAATACGGTTAGCAACATGAGCAGTACCAAGGCGCTCAAAGAGATTACACTAAAGCAAGGCGGTGAATATTTTGCTTCGGCTGTGGGTGAGGTAAATGTGGTAAAGAAAATGAAAGAAGTGAATGCCGTTATCGGTGGAGAAGGGAATGGAGGTATCATTGTACCCGATTTTCATTATGGTAGAGATGCGCTGATAGGTATAGCCCTGTTTTTGTCTCATCTGGCGCACCATAAAGGCAGTATAAAATCATTAAGGGCTTTATATCCCGATTATTTTATTAGCAAGAACAAAATAGAACTGGAAAAGGGAGTGGATGTAAAAGCTATTTTTGATATGATAAAAAAGAAATATGCGAAACATCCTATTAATGATGAAGATGGGTTAAAAATTGAGTTTGACGATGATTGGGTGCATCTACGCACTTCCAATACCGAGCCGATTATCCGTATTTATTCTGAAAGTGATTTTGAGAGTAAGGCCAACAATATTGCCCATCGTTTGATGGAGGATATTAAAGAGGGTATGAAATAA
- a CDS encoding hypothetical protein (UPF0053 inner membrane protein YtfL), protein MELFIIALLILLNGLFSMAEIALVSARKVRLEAQANKGDKKAAEALKLANHPDHFLSTIQIGITLIGILTGIYSGEKITGDIVVFIEKIPFLAPYSKGVATTLVVIVITYFSLVFGELIPKRIGLAAPEQIAKFVAAPMRIVSWITYPFIWLLTQSTGFVSKIFNIKPDQTHVTEEEIKAMINEGAEQGTLEETEQEIIERVFHLSDRNITSLMTHRSDIVWFKITDTEETIREKILKDAHSIYPVCDGELDNIKGVVSLKDIYVNKNNVQFKDIMRPALFVPENNTAFKVMEKFKESQLHSCFIVDEYGSVLGMITLKDILEAIIGDMPQQDDDEYEVIKREDGSYLVDGQLPFYDFLSYFDKADWMNEGEQEFDTIAGFILHKLKRIPEVSDKLSWNGFDFEIIDMDGHRIDKVLVNISDQIRSEMEED, encoded by the coding sequence ATGGAACTATTCATAATAGCCTTATTGATTTTGCTCAATGGACTATTTTCGATGGCGGAAATTGCCTTAGTGTCAGCGAGAAAAGTGCGACTGGAAGCTCAAGCCAACAAAGGAGATAAAAAGGCCGCAGAAGCACTGAAATTAGCCAATCATCCCGATCATTTTCTCTCCACTATACAAATCGGTATTACACTTATTGGTATATTGACCGGTATTTATTCAGGAGAAAAGATTACCGGAGATATTGTAGTATTTATAGAAAAAATTCCTTTTCTGGCACCCTATAGTAAGGGGGTTGCTACTACACTGGTCGTAATCGTTATTACTTATTTTTCCCTAGTATTTGGGGAACTGATACCCAAACGCATTGGTCTTGCAGCTCCTGAGCAAATTGCCAAATTTGTAGCTGCTCCTATGCGAATAGTGAGCTGGATAACCTATCCTTTTATCTGGCTACTTACACAATCCACCGGTTTTGTTAGCAAGATTTTTAATATCAAACCTGATCAAACCCATGTTACCGAAGAAGAAATTAAGGCGATGATCAATGAGGGAGCGGAACAAGGTACGTTGGAAGAAACCGAACAGGAAATTATTGAGCGTGTATTTCATCTTAGCGACAGAAATATTACATCACTGATGACGCATCGCAGTGATATTGTATGGTTTAAGATTACCGATACCGAAGAAACCATTAGAGAGAAAATTTTAAAAGACGCTCATTCGATCTATCCGGTATGTGATGGAGAGCTGGATAACATTAAAGGTGTTGTTTCCCTAAAGGATATATATGTCAATAAAAATAATGTTCAATTCAAAGACATAATGCGACCGGCGCTGTTTGTTCCGGAGAACAACACAGCATTTAAAGTAATGGAAAAGTTCAAAGAGTCGCAACTCCATTCCTGTTTCATTGTAGACGAATACGGAAGTGTCCTAGGCATGATTACCTTAAAGGACATTTTGGAAGCTATTATAGGCGATATGCCTCAACAAGATGATGACGAATATGAAGTTATTAAACGCGAAGATGGCTCCTATCTGGTTGATGGTCAACTTCCGTTTTATGATTTCCTGTCCTACTTTGATAAAGCGGATTGGATGAACGAAGGAGAACAAGAGTTCGACACCATTGCAGGTTTTATTCTGCACAAACTAAAGCGTATTCCAGAAGTATCGGACAAGCTCAGCTGGAATGGATTTGATTTTGAGATTATTGATATGGACGGTCACCGTATCGACAAAGTATTGGTAAATATCAGCGATCAAATACGCAGTGAAATGGAGGAGGATTAA